One part of the Rattus rattus isolate New Zealand chromosome 14, Rrattus_CSIRO_v1, whole genome shotgun sequence genome encodes these proteins:
- the Rpp40 gene encoding ribonuclease P protein subunit p40 isoform X2 → MATLRRLQEAPRHLLVCEKSNFGHDKSRHKHLVETHYHNYRVSFLIPECGLLSKKLKDLVMEIGPYYSVKNLPLHELITHEFINTFIKKGSLSALTYNTSIDEDNTVALLPNGKLILSLDKDTYEETGLQGHPSRYSGRKSMRFIISIDLMDLSLNLDSKKYRRISWSFKEKKPLKFDFLLAWHHTEESTMMSYFSKYQIREHQPKVALSTVRDLQCPVLQSSSLAGEPEEACNALEFFDWLGAVFCNADLNNEPHNFISTYCCPQPNTVAAQACLCTVTGFVLPEKILVLLEQLCHYFDEPKLAPWVTLTVQGFADSPVAWREKEHGFHKGGEHLYNFVVFSNQDYWLQMAVGANDDCPP, encoded by the exons ATGGCCACGCTGCGCAGGCTTCAGGAGGCGCCTCGGCACTTACTGGTCTGTGAGAAATCCAACTTCGGCCACGATAAGTCTCGCCATAAGCATCTCGTGGAGACGCACTATCATAATTACAGG GTTTCATTTCTTATTCCTGAATGTGGGCTGCtatcaaaaaaactaaaagacCTGGTCATGGAAATTGGACCCTATTACTCTGTGAAGAACTTACCTCTTCATGAATTAATTACACATGAATTCATCAACACCTTCATAAAGAAAG GTTCACTCTCTGCTTTAACGTACAATACAAGTATTGATGAGGATAATACTGTTGCTCTCCTACCAAATG GGAAATTAATTTTATCACTGGATAAAGATACTTATGAAGAGACTGGACTCCAAGGCCATCCATCTCGGTATTCTGGCAGAAAAAGTATGAGGTTTA TCATTTCCATTGACCTAATGGATTTATCCCTTAACCTGGATtctaagaaatacagaagaatatCTTGGTCCTTCAAAGAAAAGAAGCCTTTGAAGTTTGATTTCCTTTTGGCTTGGCATCATACAG AAGAATCAACAATGATGTCATACTTTTCCAAATACCAAATTCGGGAGCATCAGCCAAAAGTGGCCTTGAGCACAGTAAGAGATCTGCAGTGCCCAGTGCTGCAGAGCAGCAGCCTTGCAGGAGAGCCAGAGGAGGCCTGCAATGCCCTGGAGTTCTTCGACTGGCTTGGTGCCGTCTTCTGCAACGCGGACCT aaataATGAACCTCATAATTTCATATCAACCTACTGCTGTCCACAGCCAAACACAGTGGCAGCCCAAGCTTGTCTGTGTACAGTCACAGGTTTCGTGTTGCCAGAGAAGATACTTGTCCTTCTGGAACAGCTGTG tcacTACTTTGATGAACCGAAGTTGGCTCCATGGGTCACCTTGACAGTTCAAGGCTTTGCAGACAGCCCCGTTGcatggagggagaaggaacacGGCTTCCACAAAGGAGGAGAGCACTTGTacaattttgttgttttcagtaATCAGGACTATTGGCTTCAGATGGCTGTTGGAGCAAATGATGACTGCCCACCATAA
- the Rpp40 gene encoding ribonuclease P protein subunit p40 isoform X1: MATLRRLQEAPRHLLVCEKSNFGHDKSRHKHLVETHYHNYRVSFLIPECGLLSKKLKDLVMEIGPYYSVKNLPLHELITHEFINTFIKKGSLSALTYNTSIDEDNTVALLPNGKLILSLDKDTYEETGLQGHPSRYSGRKSMRFIISIDLMDLSLNLDSKKYRRISWSFKEKKPLKFDFLLAWHHTGTEESTMMSYFSKYQIREHQPKVALSTVRDLQCPVLQSSSLAGEPEEACNALEFFDWLGAVFCNADLNNEPHNFISTYCCPQPNTVAAQACLCTVTGFVLPEKILVLLEQLCHYFDEPKLAPWVTLTVQGFADSPVAWREKEHGFHKGGEHLYNFVVFSNQDYWLQMAVGANDDCPP, from the exons ATGGCCACGCTGCGCAGGCTTCAGGAGGCGCCTCGGCACTTACTGGTCTGTGAGAAATCCAACTTCGGCCACGATAAGTCTCGCCATAAGCATCTCGTGGAGACGCACTATCATAATTACAGG GTTTCATTTCTTATTCCTGAATGTGGGCTGCtatcaaaaaaactaaaagacCTGGTCATGGAAATTGGACCCTATTACTCTGTGAAGAACTTACCTCTTCATGAATTAATTACACATGAATTCATCAACACCTTCATAAAGAAAG GTTCACTCTCTGCTTTAACGTACAATACAAGTATTGATGAGGATAATACTGTTGCTCTCCTACCAAATG GGAAATTAATTTTATCACTGGATAAAGATACTTATGAAGAGACTGGACTCCAAGGCCATCCATCTCGGTATTCTGGCAGAAAAAGTATGAGGTTTA TCATTTCCATTGACCTAATGGATTTATCCCTTAACCTGGATtctaagaaatacagaagaatatCTTGGTCCTTCAAAGAAAAGAAGCCTTTGAAGTTTGATTTCCTTTTGGCTTGGCATCATACAG GTACAGAAGAATCAACAATGATGTCATACTTTTCCAAATACCAAATTCGGGAGCATCAGCCAAAAGTGGCCTTGAGCACAGTAAGAGATCTGCAGTGCCCAGTGCTGCAGAGCAGCAGCCTTGCAGGAGAGCCAGAGGAGGCCTGCAATGCCCTGGAGTTCTTCGACTGGCTTGGTGCCGTCTTCTGCAACGCGGACCT aaataATGAACCTCATAATTTCATATCAACCTACTGCTGTCCACAGCCAAACACAGTGGCAGCCCAAGCTTGTCTGTGTACAGTCACAGGTTTCGTGTTGCCAGAGAAGATACTTGTCCTTCTGGAACAGCTGTG tcacTACTTTGATGAACCGAAGTTGGCTCCATGGGTCACCTTGACAGTTCAAGGCTTTGCAGACAGCCCCGTTGcatggagggagaaggaacacGGCTTCCACAAAGGAGGAGAGCACTTGTacaattttgttgttttcagtaATCAGGACTATTGGCTTCAGATGGCTGTTGGAGCAAATGATGACTGCCCACCATAA
- the Rpp40 gene encoding ribonuclease P protein subunit p40 isoform X3, protein MEIGPYYSVKNLPLHELITHEFINTFIKKGSLSALTYNTSIDEDNTVALLPNGKLILSLDKDTYEETGLQGHPSRYSGRKSMRFIISIDLMDLSLNLDSKKYRRISWSFKEKKPLKFDFLLAWHHTGTEESTMMSYFSKYQIREHQPKVALSTVRDLQCPVLQSSSLAGEPEEACNALEFFDWLGAVFCNADLNNEPHNFISTYCCPQPNTVAAQACLCTVTGFVLPEKILVLLEQLCHYFDEPKLAPWVTLTVQGFADSPVAWREKEHGFHKGGEHLYNFVVFSNQDYWLQMAVGANDDCPP, encoded by the exons ATGGAAATTGGACCCTATTACTCTGTGAAGAACTTACCTCTTCATGAATTAATTACACATGAATTCATCAACACCTTCATAAAGAAAG GTTCACTCTCTGCTTTAACGTACAATACAAGTATTGATGAGGATAATACTGTTGCTCTCCTACCAAATG GGAAATTAATTTTATCACTGGATAAAGATACTTATGAAGAGACTGGACTCCAAGGCCATCCATCTCGGTATTCTGGCAGAAAAAGTATGAGGTTTA TCATTTCCATTGACCTAATGGATTTATCCCTTAACCTGGATtctaagaaatacagaagaatatCTTGGTCCTTCAAAGAAAAGAAGCCTTTGAAGTTTGATTTCCTTTTGGCTTGGCATCATACAG GTACAGAAGAATCAACAATGATGTCATACTTTTCCAAATACCAAATTCGGGAGCATCAGCCAAAAGTGGCCTTGAGCACAGTAAGAGATCTGCAGTGCCCAGTGCTGCAGAGCAGCAGCCTTGCAGGAGAGCCAGAGGAGGCCTGCAATGCCCTGGAGTTCTTCGACTGGCTTGGTGCCGTCTTCTGCAACGCGGACCT aaataATGAACCTCATAATTTCATATCAACCTACTGCTGTCCACAGCCAAACACAGTGGCAGCCCAAGCTTGTCTGTGTACAGTCACAGGTTTCGTGTTGCCAGAGAAGATACTTGTCCTTCTGGAACAGCTGTG tcacTACTTTGATGAACCGAAGTTGGCTCCATGGGTCACCTTGACAGTTCAAGGCTTTGCAGACAGCCCCGTTGcatggagggagaaggaacacGGCTTCCACAAAGGAGGAGAGCACTTGTacaattttgttgttttcagtaATCAGGACTATTGGCTTCAGATGGCTGTTGGAGCAAATGATGACTGCCCACCATAA